In a genomic window of Pedobacter sp. KBS0701:
- a CDS encoding LytTR family DNA-binding domain-containing protein: MKALNIVIIDDEEDSISLLRIQLKKHCGQVGAIYSFNSPIKALQEIESLNPDLVFLDIEMPELNGFQLLEKLMPISFKVVFTTAYNEFAIKAFRFSALDYLVKPVDIKDLVEAVNRAVIKNNFSDKQLNHFHRQMNMERVNKIAVSSLSGIVFINLDDILYVEASSNYSILVLLNGEKVIISKTLKDVQEILEDRNFFRIHRQYIINLNKVKFFNKNDCLLTLENNKQLQVARIQKDKLIEKFGAV; this comes from the coding sequence ATGAAAGCGCTCAATATTGTAATTATAGATGATGAAGAAGATAGTATAAGTTTACTGCGTATACAGTTAAAAAAACATTGCGGGCAAGTTGGAGCCATTTATTCGTTTAACAGCCCAATTAAAGCATTACAGGAGATAGAAAGCTTAAATCCGGATTTGGTTTTTTTGGATATTGAGATGCCAGAATTAAATGGCTTTCAGCTTTTGGAGAAATTAATGCCGATCAGCTTCAAAGTGGTCTTTACCACAGCTTATAATGAGTTTGCCATCAAGGCCTTTAGGTTTAGCGCCTTAGATTATCTGGTTAAGCCTGTTGATATAAAAGATCTGGTTGAAGCCGTTAACAGGGCTGTAATTAAAAATAATTTTTCTGATAAACAACTCAATCATTTTCATCGGCAAATGAATATGGAACGCGTAAATAAAATTGCCGTAAGTTCGCTTTCAGGTATTGTTTTTATTAACCTCGACGATATTCTGTATGTTGAAGCCAGTAGCAATTACTCTATTCTGGTCTTACTGAATGGCGAGAAGGTGATTATTTCAAAAACGCTAAAAGATGTTCAGGAAATATTGGAGGACAGAAATTTCTTCAGGATACACCGGCAGTATATCATCAATTTAAACAAAGTGAAATTTTTTAACAAGAATGATTGTTTGCTGACATTGGAAAATAACAAACAGTTACAGGTAGCAAGGATACAGAAAGATAAACTGATAGAGAAATTTGGAGCCGTATAG